GCTGACCGGGCCCGGCAGGTCGCCCGTCACCCGCTGGAAGACCGCCAGTTGTTCCGCGACGCCGGCGGGGCCGTCGGCGTTGGCGAAATGCGTCATGCGGCCGATGCTGCCCACTATGCCCCGGTCGCGCAATTCCAGCGCGCGCGCATGCGCGGCCCGATAGGCGTCGGGGGCGAAACCCAGCCGGTTCATGCCGCTGTTCAGTTTGAGCAGGACGTCCAGCGGGCGCGCGGGCCGGCTATGCGCGAGCATATCCAGCTGTTCGCGGCTATGCACGACGGAGGTCAGGCGATAGCGGTCGGCCAGCTCCAGGTCCGTCGGTTCGAAACACCCTTCCAGCAGCAGGATGGGCCGGGCGAATCCCGATTCGCGGCATTCCAGGGCCTCGGCAAGATCCAGCATCGCCAACCCATCGGCCTGCGCGAACCCCTCTACACCCTGTGCCGTCCCGTGGCCATAGCTGTGCGCTTTGATGACCGCCCAGATGGACGGCGCCACCCATTGCGTGCCGTCCGCCCCGGACGCCGACGCGGCAGCCTGATCGAGATGCCGGCGGACGACGGCCAAGTTGTGCGACAGGGCGGAAACGGAAATAGTGACGGAAATCGGTCTGGGCATAGCAGCTATCCTGGAGCCCGACAAGTCTACCCGATCCGCATACCCCCCTCGCCGTGACAGCATAAAATGCCCGATCCCACGGAACGGGCGCCTATCCGCCGTTATGGCCGTCGACCACTACGAAAACTTCCCTGTCGCATCGATCCTGCTGCCGCGCCGGCTGCGCGTGGCGGTCGGCGATATCTACCGCTTCGCGCGCAGCGCCGACGATATCGCCGACGAAGGCAGCGCGGACGACGCCAGCCGGCTGGCGGCGCTGGCCGCATATCGCGCCGAACTGCACCGCATCGCCCAGGGCAAGCCAGGCGAGCGCGCCGTGGCAGACCCGGCCCTGGCGCCGATCTTCGACCCGCTCGCCGCGACCATCGCGCGCCATCAATTGCCCATCACGCCGTTCTACGACCTGCTGTCGGCGTTCGAACAGGACGTGGCGGTCAAGCGCTACGCCGACGATGCCGCGCTGCTGGATTATTGTTCCCGATCGGCCAATCCGGTCGGCCGGCTGATGCTCGCCCTGTATCGGGCCGAAAGCCCGGACAATCTGCGCGATGCCGATGCGATCTGCACGGCGCTGCAGCTCACGAATTTCTGGCAGGACGTGCATATCGATTGGCGCAAGGACCGCGTATACCTGCCGCAGGACGCGCTGCGCCGGCATCGCGTCACGGAAGAGGACATCGCCACCTGCCGGCTGACACCGGCCTGGGAATCGCTGATGGCGGAGATGATCGGCCGGACGCGGTCGCTGTTAAACTCCGGCGCCGCCCTGCCCCGACGCCTGCCGGGCCGCGTCGGCCTGGAGCTGCGGCTGGTGGTCCAGGGCGCGCTCCGTATACTGGAACGCATCGAGCAGGCACGCTACGACGTGTTCTTGAATCGCCCTCGACTGGGTGCGAAAGATTGGGTCGTCATGATGTGGCGCGTGTGGCGCAAGGCGTAATGGATCACTGAAATGACTCCCGACGAATACTGCCAGGACAAGGCCGCCAAGAGCGGATCCAGCTTTTATTACGCTTTCCTGTTCCTGCCTCCGGAACGGCGGCGCGCGATCACCGCGCTGTATGCCTTTGGCCGCGAGGTGGACGATGTGGTCGACGAAGTCAGCGATGTCTCCGTGGCCCGCATCAAGCTGGCATGGTGGCGCACCGAGATCGATCGCATGTACGGCGGCAAGCCGGAACATCCGGTGACGCGCGCGCTGGAGCCGCATCTGCAGGTCTACGGTATCCCGCGCGACCGCATGCTGGCGGTGGTCGACGGCATGGAAATGGACCTGGACCAGACGCGCTACCTGGACTGGCCCGGCCTGCGCAAGTACTGCTGGCACGTGGCGGGCGTCATCGGCGAAATGTCCGCCGCGATCTTCGGCTACACCGATCCGTCGACCCTGGTCTATGCCGAAAAACTCGGGCTGGCCTTCCAGATGACCAACATCATCCGCGACGTCGGGGACGACGCGCGCCGCGGCCGGATCTATCTGCCCATCGAAGACCTGCAGCAGTTCGACGTCAAGGCGGCGGATATCCTGAACGGCCGCTACTCGCCCGGTTTCAGCGCCTTGATGGCCTTCCAGGCGGCGCGCGCGCGCGCGCTGTACACGGAAGCGATGTCGGCGCTGCCGGAAGCCGACCGGCGGGCGCAACGGCCGGGCCTGATGATGGCCGCTATCTATCATGCGCTGCTGGACGAGATCGAACGCGACGACTGGCAAGTGCTGCACCAGCGCATTTCGCTGACGCCCGTGCGCAAGCTGTGGCTGGCCTGGAAAACCTGGGTCGGCGGCGGCCGCGGGCTGGTGCGCCGACTGGCGCGATGAAAACCGCCGTCGTCGGTGCCGGCTGGTCGGGCCTGGCCGCGGCAACGGCCTTGCGGGAAGCCGGCTGCGACGTCACGGTGTACGAAACGGCGCACACGCCTGGCGGGCGCGCCAAGCGGGTCGGCCAGCCGGCCGACGAGGAATTCGCCACGCCGCTGGACAACGGCCAGCACATCCTGCTGGGCGCCTACACCGACACATTGGCCCTGATGCGTCGCCTGGGCCGCGATCCCGATACGCTGTTCCTGCGGCAGCCGCTGAATCTGGTCGCGCTGGATGGCGGGTTCACGCTGGCAGCGCCACGCCTGCCGGCACCGTGGCATGCCGCCGTGGCCCTGCTGTCGGCACGCGGCCTGTCCTGGCGCGACCGCCTGGGCTGCATGCGGCTGATGCGTGGCCTGCGCGCCGCGGCCTGGCGCGTGCCGCAAGGCACGACCGTCAAGGCCATGCTGGACCGCCACGGCCAGTCCGCGCCGGCCACGCGCCTGCTGTGGGAACCCTTGTGCCTGGCAGCGCTCAACACGCCCATCGAACAGGCCTGCGCCCAGCTCTATGCCAACGTGCTGCGCGACAGCCTGGGCGGCCCGCGCGCGGCCACCGACATCCTGTTGCCGCGTGGGGATCTGTCGGCCTTGTGGCCCGACGCGGCCGCGGCGCGCGTGCATATGCGCTACGGCCATACCGTGCATAGCGTGGCGCCGGACGCGAACGGTGTCGCTGTCGATGGCGACCGCTATGACGCCGCCGTGGTCGCCGTCCCGCCCCAGAGCGCGGCCCGGATGCTGGCGCAGGGCGCCGCGCATGCGCTGGCGGCCGGACTGGCGGATATGCCGCACTCGCCCATCGCCACATTGACGCTTAAGCTGGCCGCACCCTGGCCACTGCCGCGGTGCATGATGATGCTGGCTGACGACCCGGCCCGCGGCCACCACGGCCAATGGATCTTCGATAAAACGTCGCTGGCCGGCCATGCCGGCGGTGCCACCGAACTCGCGGTAGTGGTAAGCGCGGCGGCGTCAGTGGCGGAACGGGACCGCCAGCAGGCAATCGCCGCGATCGCCGGACAAGTGCGCGAGCAGGCCGCCCGGCGCGGCTTGCCGCCCATGCCGCCCGTGGTGGGATCCGCGCTGCTGATCGACAAACGCGCCACGTTCCTGGCCTTGCCGGCCGTCGCGCGACCGGCGCAAAAAACGGCCTGGCCGGGCCTGGCGCTGGCCGGGGACTGGACCGACACAGGGTATCCGGCCGTCCTGGAAGGCGCCGTGCGCGGCGGCCTGCGCGCGGCGGCCGCGATCCTGTCGCCCGGCGCGCATTGAAGCGGCACGGTCCTTTGCGTTCCGGACAACCGGCATAACAATCGCGCGCGATCCGGCCGCGTCGCGCGCCGTCCGTTCGCCGGACTGCCGCGGCGGCTCAGGCCAGACTGCGTACGGTATAGAGCCCCGCCGCCGTCAAGAGCAGCGAGCCCGCCAGGCTGGCGCCCGCGTAGGTCAGCGCCACCCCGTAGGCCCCCTCTTCGATGAAGGCGACGGTCTCGGCCGAGAACGTCGAGAAAGTGGTCAGCCCGCCCAGGAAACCGGTGATGCACGCCAACCGTATCCACGCCGGCCAGTCCGGGTGCCCGGCGACCAGGGCGACCATGACGCCGATCAGGTATCCACCCACGAGGTTCGCCGCCATGGTGCCCCACGGCCAGGCGCCCGCGTTGAAGAACAGCCCCAGCACCCAGCGCAGCCAGGCGCCCAGGGTGGCGCCGATACCGATCGCGAGGAAATTCCCGACAGTGAACATGACCGCCACGCGCGCGCATGCGCGCGTCCCGTTGAAAACAAGGGGGGATTATCGCAATAAACGCCGGCGCATCAACACGGCCGCGCCCCACA
Above is a genomic segment from Bordetella genomosp. 11 containing:
- the hpnE gene encoding hydroxysqualene dehydroxylase HpnE, whose amino-acid sequence is MKTAVVGAGWSGLAAATALREAGCDVTVYETAHTPGGRAKRVGQPADEEFATPLDNGQHILLGAYTDTLALMRRLGRDPDTLFLRQPLNLVALDGGFTLAAPRLPAPWHAAVALLSARGLSWRDRLGCMRLMRGLRAAAWRVPQGTTVKAMLDRHGQSAPATRLLWEPLCLAALNTPIEQACAQLYANVLRDSLGGPRAATDILLPRGDLSALWPDAAAARVHMRYGHTVHSVAPDANGVAVDGDRYDAAVVAVPPQSAARMLAQGAAHALAAGLADMPHSPIATLTLKLAAPWPLPRCMMMLADDPARGHHGQWIFDKTSLAGHAGGATELAVVVSAAASVAERDRQQAIAAIAGQVREQAARRGLPPMPPVVGSALLIDKRATFLALPAVARPAQKTAWPGLALAGDWTDTGYPAVLEGAVRGGLRAAAAILSPGAH
- the alr gene encoding alanine racemase, yielding MPRPISVTISVSALSHNLAVVRRHLDQAAASASGADGTQWVAPSIWAVIKAHSYGHGTAQGVEGFAQADGLAMLDLAEALECRESGFARPILLLEGCFEPTDLELADRYRLTSVVHSREQLDMLAHSRPARPLDVLLKLNSGMNRLGFAPDAYRAAHARALELRDRGIVGSIGRMTHFANADGPAGVAEQLAVFQRVTGDLPGPVSISNSAATLRYPEIALARPGTASWVRPGICLYGASPFADADAASFGLKPAMSLRSRIIATQDLRAGDTVGYGSLFTADAPIRIGVVACGYADGYPRHAGTGTPVVVAGTRTRLLGRVSMDMLAVDLTPVPDAGVDAPVSLWGADGPSVDEVAQAAGTIGYELLCALAKRVPVRTVS
- the hpnC gene encoding squalene synthase HpnC; its protein translation is MAVDHYENFPVASILLPRRLRVAVGDIYRFARSADDIADEGSADDASRLAALAAYRAELHRIAQGKPGERAVADPALAPIFDPLAATIARHQLPITPFYDLLSAFEQDVAVKRYADDAALLDYCSRSANPVGRLMLALYRAESPDNLRDADAICTALQLTNFWQDVHIDWRKDRVYLPQDALRRHRVTEEDIATCRLTPAWESLMAEMIGRTRSLLNSGAALPRRLPGRVGLELRLVVQGALRILERIEQARYDVFLNRPRLGAKDWVVMMWRVWRKA
- the hpnD gene encoding presqualene diphosphate synthase HpnD, with amino-acid sequence MTPDEYCQDKAAKSGSSFYYAFLFLPPERRRAITALYAFGREVDDVVDEVSDVSVARIKLAWWRTEIDRMYGGKPEHPVTRALEPHLQVYGIPRDRMLAVVDGMEMDLDQTRYLDWPGLRKYCWHVAGVIGEMSAAIFGYTDPSTLVYAEKLGLAFQMTNIIRDVGDDARRGRIYLPIEDLQQFDVKAADILNGRYSPGFSALMAFQAARARALYTEAMSALPEADRRAQRPGLMMAAIYHALLDEIERDDWQVLHQRISLTPVRKLWLAWKTWVGGGRGLVRRLAR
- the crcB gene encoding fluoride efflux transporter CrcB, whose amino-acid sequence is MFTVGNFLAIGIGATLGAWLRWVLGLFFNAGAWPWGTMAANLVGGYLIGVMVALVAGHPDWPAWIRLACITGFLGGLTTFSTFSAETVAFIEEGAYGVALTYAGASLAGSLLLTAAGLYTVRSLA